Genomic window (Caldisericia bacterium):
TTCTATATCACCAACAGTTCCACCAATTTCAGTTATAATTATTTCACAGTTATCTTTTTTAATTACATCTTTTATACAATTTATAATTTCTTGAGTTAAATGTGGTATAACCTGTATTGTCTGACCTAAAAAATCACCTTTTCTCTCTTTTTCAATTATTGTTTTGTAAAGATATCCACTTGTAATATTATTATATCTTGACAGATTTTGATTTAAAAATCTCTCATAATGACCAATATCAAGATCAACTTCACCACCATCTCTTGTAACAAAAACTTCTCCATGTTGGTAAGGATTCATTGAGCCAGCATCTACATTTAGATATGGATCAAATTTTAACATTGATACATTGTAACCCATATTTTTAATTATGAGACCAAGAGATGATGCTAAAATTCCTTTACCTAAGGAGGACATTACTCCTCCTGTTAAAAATATAAATTTTGCCATATGTTTTTAGATTATATCTCTATTTTTTCCATCACCTCAACTTCTACATGTGCTATATCGATTATTTTGCTTATTGCCTCAATAAGTGCTTTACCCATATCAGATTCGAGACCTTTTTTCCATTTATCAAGTGATTCAACTGTATATTTAACATAAAAAATATTTGCCTCTCCATAAAGAGGCTTATAAACATCATAATCTTTTGCTCCCCACTCTTTTTGAACTGGCATAAACTCATTTAGCCACTTTTTAAAATCTTCAATTGTTTTTCCCTCTCTTAATTTATCCTTATAAATGATGTAAAACATTTAAATCACCTCCTTTTTAATTTTATCTTCTACTTTAATTATCCAAATTTTAATTCATTTTTCAAATTTAACAAGTTAAATGAAATGCCCCAGCTTTTCTTTTATTATCTATTTCATTAAATTTTTTCACTGCTTCCTTTGTTTTTAAAATATAATATTCAATTTTTTCATCTTTAAGTTTTTTAATTAAATCTTCGCTTACTCTCATTAAACCATTTGCACCTGTTCCAATTATTAAAACTTCTGGCTTATACTTCAAAACTTCAAAAAGATCTGCTTCTTTTAGTAAATGTCCTTCTTCTCTCCACCAATTTTCTATTATTTTATCCTCTATAATAATTAAATCACTTTTATAAACTTTACCTTCAATTATAATTTCGCCAAATTCATAAGAATCTATTATCATAGTTTATACCCAATTTTTCTTAAAAACTCTTTTCTTTTATTTTTATCTTCATCGCTCTCAAAACCCAGTGGTGATTCACCATCAACAACGCCTAAAACTCCTCTGCCTTGTTGTGTTTCTACAACAATTACTTCTATTGGATTTGCGCTCGCAGCAAAAATTCTTACCACTTCCTCAACCATTTTTATTCTATTCAAAACATTAATAGGATAAGCATCTTTTAAAAATATTACAAATATATGTCCAGCACCAATATTCATTGCATTTTCTTTTGCAAGTTCAATTAAATTGTCATCATTTCCTGCAAATCTTATAAGTCTTGGACCAGATGATTCATTAAATGCAATTCCAAATTTAATTGATGTTGAACTTGTAATCAATGTTTCATATAAATCTTCTACGGTTTTTATAAAATGTGATTGACCAATTATCACATTTAAATTCTCAGGATTTTTAATTTTAATTACTTTGATTTCCATAAAAATCAACCTCCTTATTATTCAACTAAAATTTCTAAAATATTAATAGGAATATTAATTTTTATTTCATCAATTCTAATTGGAAATCCAAATACATAATTTATAAAATCATATCTTTTTTCTTCAAATTGAACATTTAAATATACATCTCCGCTCTTTTTTGAAATGATTTTTATAAAGTCTGAAAAAGGTGAGTCAAGATTAATATTTGTGAGTTCTTTTACTAATTCATAAGATAAGAAGCAATACACCTTTGGATAAATTTTTATGTTTTTTATAAAAATTTCCTCATTTTCTTTAAGCTCACCAATTTTAATTTTTTTATTATAAGTTTCACTTTCTTTTAAATATACTTTCCAACCGAATCCAATTAAATAATTTTTGTTAATATTTTTTGATATAAAAAAAAGAAAAACATAAAAAATTAAAATAAAGATAATTAAGATTATAGCTTTTTTCATAATCATTAACATTATAACACTATTTATGATATAATTTTACGATATAGTTTTTAGGAGAGATTATATGAATTATGAAGTTATTAAGATTGCTTTAACTATTTTTTCAATTAGAGTTGTTGGAATAACAATTTCAAGTTTTAGAACAATTCTTATGGTTAAGGGTGAAAAACTTTTAACATTTATTTCCTCATTCTTTGAAACTGTACTTTATGTAATTGGTTTAAATCTTGTTTTGCAACATCTTGATAACTTCTTAAATTTATCTATTTATTCTCTTGGTTTTGCAGTTGGAAATTATATAGGAATGGTCATTGATGAGAAATTGGGAATTGGATATGAAACATTTATTGTTATTCCTACAAAATGTGATGGAGAAATAACTAAACTTTTAAGAGATGAGGGTTATATAGTGACAAAAGTTAAAGGAGAAGGTTTGAAAGGTGAAAAAGATGTACTTTATGTTACCTTAAAAAGAAAGGATATTAAAAAATTTGAAAATCTTATTAAAGAGTTTGATAAAGAGGCATTTTATTTTACACTTGAAACAAAAAAAGCAAGAAAATTTACATACTTGACAAAACATTAATTTCTGTTAAACTCAATTCGTACCTTGAAGGTACTAAACAATTTTTTAGGAGGAAGCATTAGCATGATTAAAGGTAAAGTTAAGTGGTTTGACTCATCAAAGGGCTATGGGTTTATTACAAGAGATGATGGTGGTGAAGATGTCTTTGTACATTACACTGCTATTGAGGGGACAGGTTTCAAAACATTAAAAGAGGGCGATGCAGTTGAATTTGAAGTTCAAGAGGGAAAAAAGGGACCACAAGCAAAGAATGTTAAGAAACTTTCTTAATAGATAAGAATTTAAGAAGTTTCTAAAAAGCCCTGGAATTTCCAGGGCTTTTTTATTTTTATAGAAATTATTATAAAATTTATTAGAAGGAAAGGAGATAATTAAATTATGAAAAAAATTTTAATTTTAATAATTCTAATTTTTATATCTTTTGAAATAAATATAGTCAAAGGAGAAAATATATTTGTTGTTAAAAACACGAATCCATATGGTGAGAATTCATTTCTTTGGGCTATTGAAGAAGCAAATAAAGAAGGTGGAATAATTAAATTTGATATACCAAAAGAAGATAAAAATTTTAACGGGAAAAGCTGGACTATTTTTTTAAGAAGTAATTTACCAACAATAGAAAGAAAAATTATAATTGATGGATTGTCTCAAAATGAAAAATATACTGATTTAGAAAAAAACACCCCTTTAATTGATATTGATGCATCTTTAATAACTTCTGATTCATTGTTTACATTTAAATATGATTTTGAATTATCTGGTCTAAATTTTAAAAATTTTAAAAGCAAAGATTATATAAGAATTGAAACAAATAGGGGAACAATTAAAAATATTTCAATTGATAATGGAGACACTGGTATTCATCTTTTTAAATCAAGTAATATTAAAATTTTAAATTCTACTTTTAAAAATTTAAATTATGGCATTTATCTATATTATTCAAATTATAATATTATAGATGAAGTTAATATTGAAAATTCAACTTTTGGAATAAGATTTTATTTTTCTTCATCAAATGAAATAAAAAATTCAATTTTTAAAAATAGTCAGACTGGTATAAGAATTTTTTATAATTCACTGAGAAATAAAATATATAAAAACACCATTTTAAATAATGAAGATGGAATATTTTTAAGGGATAGTTTTGGAGAAAAGAATGATTTATTTGAGAATAAATTTGTTAGTAACTTAAATGGAATACATCTTTATTATGGAACAGCCTCCTTAATTTATAAAAATGAATTTTATTCAAATGAAATTGGTTTAAATATTGATTTTTTCTCTTCTGATAATTCAATATTTAATAATACATTTAAAGAAAATAATTATGGAGTTAAATTTTTTAATTCATGTGAGAAAAATATAATAAAAGAAAACATTTTTGAAAAAAATAAAAAGGGTATTTTTTTTGAAGATAAAAGCAATAGATTTAATAGTTTTTCGAAAAATATTTTTATTGATAATAATGAAAATATAAATTTAAGTGGTGGAAATGAAGGGATAACTCCAATAGAGGTTTCTTTTGCTAAAACTTTTGGAAAGAGTGTTTTGATTTCAACAAAAAGTGATAAAAAAGGTAAAATTGAAATTTTTTCTTCTGATATTTTAGGAAATAATTCAATTTCTTTTTTAGGAGAAAAAAATATCAATAATTTTGAAGAAATCTTTTATATCTTAACAAATGAAGAACTTCTTGGAAAATATATTCTCTATACTTTTACTGATGATTTATTTAATACATCTGAATTTGGAAAGGTTCTTATTGATAAAAAGGCACCATTTCTTGATCTTATTTTAAAAAAAACTACACAATCTGAAAAAGGGGGGAAAGTTGAATTTTTATCTGAAATTAAAAATTATGGAGATGAAGATATAGAAGGAGTTATATTTAAAATACAAATTCCAAGGGAATTTGGTGAGATAAATATTTTATCAAATCCTAAAGGTTCAAAATACAAGATTGAAAACAATCAAATAATAGTTGAAAATATAAAGGTAGCTAAAAATTCAAATGAATTCATTAAATTTTCTTTTTCAATAGGAGATAAAGTTACAATTAATACAAAATTTTCTCTTCATGGTGAGATAGAATATTTTCTTTATGGAAAATTAAAAATAATTGAAAAAAGTGACGAAAATGGCATAGATGATGGAGTGCCTCAGAGTTTTAACTTAGATGAACCAACTGAATTTACTATAACTGGTAAACCACAAATTTTGGTAGATATACCACAAAATTTAAATATAAACTCAAATTCTATTTTTTCATTAAAATTTTCCATCAAAAATATTGGAAATTATTTAGATAAAAATGTAAATATAAAAATTTCAATTCCAGATTCTTTTGACTATTTATCTTCAAATATTGGTCAGTTTAAAAGAGAGGAAAGAACATTTTATTTAAATTTTGATTCTATAAAGGAAAATGAAATTTATACTATAAACCTTGAATTTAAATCAAAAGAGACAATTTCTGACAAAAAAGAAAAAATTTCATTTTTATATAAAAGTGAAACAACAGAAATCAAAAAAGAGATAGATATTTTAATAAAAGGTGAAGGAAAAGAATCTCTTTCTTTAAGAGTTGAGGGAGAAAAGGAGACAAATTTATATTCTTTTTATAATATTCAAGTTTTTATAAAAAATAGTGGAACAAAAGAAGCAAAAGATAAAATTCTAAAGATTGCAGTTCCAAATAATTTTAATGTTTCAAATGAATTTGAAATTAAAAGTGGTTTTATTGAAATAAAAATAGATAAAATAGGTATAAATGAAGAGAAAAAAATAAGTTTAATTTTTAAATCTATTTCTTCATGTGATTCAATAAACACATTTGAATTTAATATTGATAATTTGATTTATAAGAAAGATGTTTTTATAAAATGTTTTAAAATTTTTCACAATCAAATTATTACTGGATTTCCTGATAGTACATTTAAGCCAGATATTCCAATAAAAAGGGTTGAAGTTGCAGCAATTTTGTCAAACACATTTATGTTAAGTAGAAGTAATTTAGAGACTTTACCAAAAGATGTAAAGGAGAGCCATTGGGGTAAAAATTATATATTAAATGTTATTTCAAGTGGTCTTATGAGTGGATACAAAGATGGTACATTTAAACCAGATGAACCACTAAAAAGATCTGAAGCAGCAGCAATTATTTTTAAAATTCTTTCATTAGAAGAAGACTTTGGAAATTACTTTAAAGATATTCCTTCTTCATATTGGGCAAAAGGAATAATAGGAGGAGTCTATAAAAGTGGAATTATTTCAGGTTATAAAGATAAAACTTTTAAAGGCGAGAAGAGTGTAACAAGGGCTGAATTTTTGGTTATGCTTCTAAAAGCAATTGGAAGAGAAGGGAATCTTGGTGAGATAAATAAATTTAAAGATTTAGATAAAAATCACTGGGCATATAAATATATTCTTGAATCAACAATACCACATATACTTATTAATCCTCAAAGAATAAAAGAAATAAAATTAGGACAAAGAGTGTTGCCTATATTTATTGAAAAAGATACTTCATTTTTACAAATTCTTAAAATAGGTGACAAATTAAAAGTATCTATTCCATTTCTATATGAGGATTTAAAAGAAATAGAAGTTGAAATTTTAGAAAACGGATTTAAATTGAATCCCTAAAATTTTAATTTAAAAAGAAGTAAGTAAATTAAAATTAACAAAATAGAAGAAAAAGAAATTGATGTTGTTAAACTTTTATACATTTTAGATATCTCACATTTAAAATAATTCATAGTTACAATTAGACAAAGATGAAGCGGAGAGAAAAGAATCCCACAAACTGCACCACTATAGGCAAGTCCCATTAAAGAGAAAGAAAGAGTTCCATTTGGATAAAAAAGATTTAAAATTATTGGGTATGATATTGCAACACCCATAGATGTTAAACCAGTTAAAAATGCACTTATAAATGGCATTAAAAAAATAATAAGAAAAGGAGATATTTTAAGAATTGAAAGTGAAATTGATATATCATTTGCTATTCCAGAATTTAAAAGGTTTCTAAAGAAATAAACACCTATTGGTAAAAATAAATTATCTAAATTTATAGATTTTTTAATATAATCTATTAATTCTTTTTTATTTGGTTTTAAAAATAAAATAGAGAGAATAAGAGAGATTCCGATTGCAAATACAACCTCAAAATTAAAAACAAGGATAAGAATTAAAATTAAAAGAATTGGTGAAAAATATTTTAGAAAATTTTTAAAACTTCCATCTTCACTTTTATTTTCTGGTACATAAACTCCCTTAAAACCAATTAAAATTCCTACAAAAACAAGAACCAAGGGAATAAAAATGTGAGCAAGTAGTGCACTTCTAATTGAAACATTTAAAAATTTTGCAGCAAGAATTATACCAGGATAAGTAGGGAAAGCTCCTTCAAGAACATGTCTAAACCAATAATTCATGTATGCTTTTTTTTCATTTGTTGTTTTTATATCTTTTGTTAAACTATCTACAAGAGGTGCTGAAAAAAGAGCTCCTCCGGGCATTGGTAAAAGGCCAATAAGCATAGATGAAAGAAAAATAGTTATTTTTCTTTTTGGAAAAAGTGAATTAAGATTTTTAATCATTTTCGAAAGTATCTCTTTTCCTTGAAGAAGATATGAAAGAAAATATATTAAAATAAGAGTAATTATTAATTCAATTGTATCTTTTAATGTTAAGGCATTATAAAAATTTTTAAATAGATTATATGGTTTATATGGATAGATTAATCCAAGAATTGTAGCACCAATTATTAAAGATATCCCTGGTTTAATCTTCTTTTGTATAAGAAATACAATCAATAAAAAAGAGAGAATAATCTTTAAAATAGTCATTTAAATTGACTCAAACCTTTCCCATAAGTTTTTCGCTACTCTAATGCTCTCATAAAATATTTTTTCTTCATCAATTCCTAAAATTTTTCCATCTTTCAAAATTATCTCTCCATTAACATAAACATCACTCACAAATCTACTTGAAAGACCAAATATAAAATGTCCAAAGAAATTAGTTTCATTTAATGGGGTAGGAGGATTGTAATTAAGTAAAACAAAATCGCTTTTGTAATCTTCTTTAATCTCTCCAATTTTTTCATTAAATATAAGTTTGGCAATTTTTGGATTATTTACAAATAAAAGTTTGTAAGACTCATTAAAACCAATATTAGAGTTTTGTTTTTCATGTTTATGAGCGATATATAAAACTTGGGTTTCTCTAAACATATCTTGCGTAAATCCATCTGTTCCTAATCCCACAACTACACCTCTGTTTAATAAAGAAAAAATATCTGGTAAACCAACTGCATTGTTCATGTTTGATTCAGGATTATGAACAACAATTGATTTTTTATCCTTGATTAGATCTTTCTCTTTTTCATCTATATGAACACAATGAATAAGGAGCGTTTTTTCATTTAACATATTCTCTTTGTTCAATCTTTCGATAGGAGAAAGTCCAAAAAAACTTAAATTATAATCTCTATCAAATTTGTCTTCAGATAAGTGAACATGAAAAGATGTTTTTTTATCTTTTCCAATTTCACTACACATTTTAAGTGTTTTTTCACTAATTGTAAAAAGAGCATGTAAACCAAAGGTTGGAACTATCATTTTATCCTCTCTTTTTTCGGTTTTCTCAATAAATCTTAAATTTTCAAAAATAGACTCTTTTGCCTTTTCTTCTCCCCATCTATCAGATACCTCGAAACATGTTGATAATCTTAATTTAATTAGATTTTGAGCATTTTCAATTTCATCTAGACTATATTTAATGAATCCGAAACTTGCATGATGGTCTATAATTGTTGTTACACCACATTTTACCGCGTCAATGATCCCTATTAATGCAGAGTAATATATAGACTCTCTATCAAGTGCTAAATCTAATTTCCACCAAAGTTTGTCAAGTATCTCATAAAAATTCCTTGGAGAGGCTTGTTTTAAACTTATACCTCTTGCAAGAGATGAGTAAAGGTGATCATGAGAAATAATTAGTCCAGGAATTAATAATTTACCTTTTCCATCTATTATTTCACAATTATAATTTTTTAATTCATCTTCATTTTCAAAAATTTTTATTATTTTATTATTAAAAACAATCACACCATTTTTAATAAATTTAGGATTCTCCCCTCCAGTAAAAATTGATATATTCTTAATTGCTTTCATTCATTCCTCCAAATAATAAAATTTCATAAAAATTTTATCACAATATATAATTAAATGGATGAGTGAGATTTTTCATTACATTTTAAATCTAATAGATAAATTAGGATATTTAGGTTTATTTTTTGCAATGGTTTTAAATGGTTCTTTTATACCAATATCTTCAGAAATTTTTATAATACCAGCAGGATACCTTGCTTCAAAGGGAGATTTTAACCTTTTACTTGTCATTCTTTCTGGTTCATTGGGAAGTCTATGTGGTTCATTAATAAATTATTTTATTGGTTTTAAAATTGGGAGACCATTTATAGAGAAATATGGAAAGGTTTTAAGAATTAAAAAAGAAACATTAGATAAAGGAGAGGAGTGGTTCAAAAATTATGGAATTTATGCAGTGTTTTTTACAAAATTTATACCAACAATAAGACAATATATAACAATTTTACCTGGAATATTAAAAATGAACATCATTAATTTTGCCATTTTTTCCTTTATTGGTGATATTTTTGTTGTTACTTTTATGACTTTAATAGGTTACTTCTTTGGAGAATATAGGGATATTTTAAGACAATATATAGATGAAATATATATAATATTTTTTACTTTAATTCTTCTTGGAGTTATTGTATATATTTTCTTTAGATTATTTAAAAAAAGAAAAGGGATAGAAAAACTTATTTGATATATAATTATTACATGGAATTAAAAGAATTTATTAATTTGGTTGAAGAAATATATTTGAGTTTACCTAAAGATATAAAATCTTCACTTGAAAATATTGAAATAACAGTTGAGGAGAAAGATAAAGGCCTTTTACTTGGTTTTTATAGGGGAGTACCATATAAATATAGAGGTCCTCATTATAATTTTGTTCTTCCTGACAAAATAGTTTTATTTAAAGAGGAAATCGAAAATGCGTCAATTCTAGAAAATATTTCTGTGAAAGAGAAGATAAAAAAAGTTTTACTTCATGAAATAGGACATTACTTAGGATTAAGTGAAGAGAAATTAAGAGAATTGGGAGTATATTAAATGGCACAATTAATTTTTATTTTATTGTTTCTTATTTTTATTCTTTATGTTTTATCAAAATCTAAAGCAAGAATTAAACCTCAAATTGTTATATTGATATTTATCCCGTTTATAACTATTATTATTTTAAATCTTCTTTCAACAATTTTTGTTGATTATTATTTTTTTGATAGTGTAAAGTATAAAAGTGTATTTTTTATTAGATTTTTCATAAATCTAGCAATAAAAGGTGCAGTTTTTGTAATTACTTTTTTAATGCTTTATTTTATTACAAAATTTGAGTATATACTTACTCCTTTTGAAACTCCAGAAAGAAAAAGGGAAAAGATAATTTTTAAAATTATTCATTTTATAATTGTTCTTATTTCATCAATAATATTCACAACACTAATTAACTTTAATTACAACAATATTTTAATGTTTTTTAATAGAGTTCCAACAGGAGTAATAACTGAAATTTTAAATAAAGACATTTCATTTTATCTATTTACTCTTCCTTTCTTGAATGATTTATCAAATATATTTCTCTCTATTTTAATATTTATTCTTTTATTTTCTATATTTTTCTTCTTTCTTCTTTCAAAATTAAAGTACACCCTTTCAATTAAGTTAAAAGATGAAGATATACAGAGAAAGTTGTTAAAAATAGTGTCATTTATAGTTTTTGTAATTTCTTTAAAAACTTATCTTGCAATTTATAATTTAATGTTTTCAAAAAGAGGTGCAGTTTATGGAATAGGATATACAGATTATTATATTAGAATTCCAATTTATTATATACTAATAATTATTTTAATACTTCTTGGTATTGTCCTTTTATTTATTAATAATAGAATTTTTTTAAAAAAAAGAAGAACATTTATAATTTTAACCTCTTTTTCTCTTATTATAATTTTATTTTTATATTCTATACTTCCCTCAATTTATCAAAGATTTGTTGTAAATCCAAATGAACTTTCAAGAGAAAGCATTTTTTTAGAATATAATATTAAATACACTAGATATGCTTATGGCATAGAGGATTTTAATTTTATAGAAATTGGGAATGTTTCAAATATAACAAAAGAAGTGGTAGAAAATAATCAAACAGTTATAAATAGTGCTAGAATTTGGGATCCAAGAGCACTTAAAGATACTTATAAAGAAATACAAGGTATAAGACCTTATTATAAATTCAATGATGTTGATATAGATAGATATATCATAAATGGGTTATTAAGAGAAGTTATGATATCAGCAAGAGAACTTGATAAGAATCTTCTCCCTGCTGATTCAAGAAGTTGGGTTAATCTTCATCTTAAATTTACACATGGATATGGAGTGTGCATGAGTGGAGTGGATGAAAGTACTCCTGAGGGACTACCAGTTCTTTTAATAAAAGATATACCTCCAAAAGTTGAAATAGATGGTGTTAAAATTACAAGATCTGAAATTTATTTCGGTGAATTAACAAATGATTATATTTTTGTTAATACTTCAACAGAAGAATTTGATTATCCAAAAGGTAATGAGAATGTATATACAAAATATAAAGGTGAAAGTGGAGTAAAAATAGACAATCTATTTAGAAAAATAATTTTTGCTATGCATTTTGGTGATATAAATATTCTTCTTTCAAGATATTTAACCAAAGGATCAAGAATCCTCTATTATAGAGAAGTTCTTGAAAGAGTAGATAAAATTGCACCTTTTCTTCTTTATGGATATGATCCTTATATTGTAATAGATAAGAACGGTAATTTGTTTTGGATAGGTGATGGATTTACAATCTCAAATACTTTTCCATACTCTGAAGGAGTAAAATATGGAGATATAATGCTTAATTACATAAGAAATTCTGTAAAATTTACTGTAAATGCATATAGTGGAGAGGTTAATTTTTATATTACAGATGAGAATGATCCATTAATAAAGGTTTATAGAAAAATTTATAAAGATTTATTTAAATCAATTGATGAGATGCCTGAAGATTTAAGAGAACATTTGAGATACCCAGATGATCTTGTTGAGATCCAATCTTATATTTTAAGAGATTATCATATGAAAGATGTTCAAGTTTTTTACAATAGAGAAGATAGATGGGAAAAAGCAAAAGAGAAATACATTCAAGATATACAACCTATTATTCCATATTTTATTTTTATGAATATTGATGGAAAAGTTGAATTTGTAAATATTCTTCCTATGACGCCAGTTGGAAAGGGAAATCTTATCTCGCTCTTTGTTGGGAGATGCGATAAAGAAAATTATGGTAAAGTTATAATTTACCAATTTTCAAAAGAAAC
Coding sequences:
- a CDS encoding UPF0182 family protein, producing MAQLIFILLFLIFILYVLSKSKARIKPQIVILIFIPFITIIILNLLSTIFVDYYFFDSVKYKSVFFIRFFINLAIKGAVFVITFLMLYFITKFEYILTPFETPERKREKIIFKIIHFIIVLISSIIFTTLINFNYNNILMFFNRVPTGVITEILNKDISFYLFTLPFLNDLSNIFLSILIFILLFSIFFFFLLSKLKYTLSIKLKDEDIQRKLLKIVSFIVFVISLKTYLAIYNLMFSKRGAVYGIGYTDYYIRIPIYYILIIILILLGIVLLFINNRIFLKKRRTFIILTSFSLIIILFLYSILPSIYQRFVVNPNELSRESIFLEYNIKYTRYAYGIEDFNFIEIGNVSNITKEVVENNQTVINSARIWDPRALKDTYKEIQGIRPYYKFNDVDIDRYIINGLLREVMISARELDKNLLPADSRSWVNLHLKFTHGYGVCMSGVDESTPEGLPVLLIKDIPPKVEIDGVKITRSEIYFGELTNDYIFVNTSTEEFDYPKGNENVYTKYKGESGVKIDNLFRKIIFAMHFGDINILLSRYLTKGSRILYYREVLERVDKIAPFLLYGYDPYIVIDKNGNLFWIGDGFTISNTFPYSEGVKYGDIMLNYIRNSVKFTVNAYSGEVNFYITDENDPLIKVYRKIYKDLFKSIDEMPEDLREHLRYPDDLVEIQSYILRDYHMKDVQVFYNREDRWEKAKEKYIQDIQPIIPYFIFMNIDGKVEFVNILPMTPVGKGNLISLFVGRCDKENYGKVIIYQFSKETLIYGPQQIEARVDQDEEISKTLTLWNQQGSQVIRGNTLLLLINGSILYIEPVYLQATQGKIPQLKKVICATLDRLTWGDSVKDALSEILKYEKGPEKEINFDEILKSLKEALDNYKRYSGEGNFELAGKELKKIDELLKILESLKP